The Lacipirellula parvula genome window below encodes:
- the acpS gene encoding holo-ACP synthase encodes MAARIIGIGTDIIECLRIAQMIERHGELFIRRVYTDHEIAYCSSKRAATQHYAGRWAAKEAVLKALGTGWVRGISWRDVEVRHKAGGAPIIALCGGAREVFERSGIAHMHISISHCRSHATAYAIAEADPMDD; translated from the coding sequence ATGGCCGCCCGCATCATTGGCATCGGCACCGACATCATCGAGTGCCTCCGCATCGCCCAGATGATCGAACGCCACGGCGAGTTGTTCATTCGCCGCGTCTACACCGATCACGAGATCGCCTATTGCTCGTCGAAGCGAGCAGCGACGCAGCACTATGCCGGCCGCTGGGCGGCGAAAGAAGCGGTGCTGAAGGCGTTAGGCACCGGCTGGGTCCGCGGCATCAGCTGGCGCGACGTTGAAGTCCGCCATAAGGCGGGCGGCGCGCCGATCATTGCGCTGTGCGGCGGCGCGCGTGAAGTCTTCGAGCGATCCGGAATCGCTCACATGCACATCAGCATTTCGCACTGCCGAAGCCACGCGACTGCCTATGCGATTGCGGAAGCCGATCCAATGGACGACTAG
- the trpS gene encoding tryptophan--tRNA ligase yields the protein MQVIQKIAPRVLSGIQPTGPFHWGNYFGAIQQYVDLQDQAAEAYYFIANLHALNTVRDRAKLQEYTLNGAIDLLALGLKPEKAVLFVQSDVPEVSELCWLLLTGTPMGLLERCVSYKDKMAKGLKADAGLFTYPVLQAADILAYDSNVVPVGEDQIQHIEVCRDIAGSFNHHFGETFVMPKAQVLDASAKVPGLDGEKMSKSYNNTLAVFDDVKAQRKQILRITTDSRPMEDPKNPEGDVLFDLYKLVATETQVADMTALYARGGFGYGEVKKALADAAEAYFAAARERRADWAARPDDVRDVLKAGAEKARAKAAATLARAQAACGAKGY from the coding sequence ATGCAAGTTATTCAGAAAATTGCACCTCGCGTTCTCAGCGGCATCCAACCGACCGGCCCCTTTCATTGGGGCAACTACTTTGGCGCCATTCAGCAGTACGTCGACCTGCAAGATCAGGCCGCCGAGGCGTATTACTTCATCGCGAACCTCCACGCGCTCAACACGGTGCGTGATCGCGCGAAGCTGCAGGAATACACCCTCAACGGCGCCATCGATCTGCTCGCCCTCGGCCTGAAGCCGGAGAAGGCGGTGCTGTTCGTGCAGTCGGACGTCCCCGAGGTGAGCGAGCTCTGCTGGCTGCTGCTCACCGGCACGCCGATGGGGCTGCTCGAACGTTGCGTCAGCTACAAAGACAAAATGGCCAAGGGGCTGAAGGCCGACGCCGGCCTGTTCACCTACCCCGTACTGCAGGCGGCCGACATTCTGGCGTACGACTCAAACGTCGTCCCGGTGGGCGAAGATCAGATTCAGCACATTGAGGTCTGCCGCGACATCGCGGGAAGCTTCAACCACCACTTCGGCGAGACGTTCGTCATGCCGAAGGCGCAGGTCCTCGACGCCTCAGCGAAGGTGCCGGGCCTCGACGGCGAAAAAATGTCGAAAAGCTATAACAACACGCTCGCCGTATTCGACGACGTGAAGGCGCAGCGCAAGCAGATCCTGCGGATCACGACCGACAGCCGGCCGATGGAAGATCCGAAAAATCCCGAAGGGGACGTGCTGTTCGATCTCTACAAGCTCGTGGCGACAGAAACGCAGGTCGCCGACATGACCGCCCTCTACGCCCGCGGCGGTTTTGGTTACGGCGAGGTGAAGAAGGCGCTGGCCGACGCGGCGGAGGCCTACTTCGCCGCCGCCCGCGAGCGCCGCGCCGATTGGGCCGCCCGCCCCGACGACGTGCGTGATGTGCTCAAGGCAGGCGCCGAGAAGGCCCGTGCAAAGGCCGCTGCGACGCTGGCTCGCGCTCAAGCCGCCTGCGGTGCGAAAGGATATTAA
- a CDS encoding dihydroorotate dehydrogenase, producing MTATALPPGSPAAVDLQVTLGRLQLPNPVLVASGTFGYAREMERLVDLSRLGGILPKTVTRQARPGNAPWRTVETPSGMLNAIGLDNDGIDAFLAHHLPYLASRQTPIIVSVAGRSAEEFVEMAAMVGDTEGAAAVELNISCPNVSHGVDFGVNPALCEKLVADCRAACRLPIIAKLTPNVTSIAEIAKAAEAGGADAISLINTVQGMAIDWKRKKPILGNVIGGLSGPAIKPIALRCVFQAAQAVKTPLIGIGGIATVDDVMEFIVAGASAVQLGTVNFYNPTVSMSVLDALPAAIASLGAKSVTEVVGSLQLKRN from the coding sequence TTGACCGCTACCGCCCTACCGCCGGGATCCCCGGCCGCCGTCGATCTGCAAGTCACGCTCGGGCGACTGCAGCTTCCCAATCCCGTCCTCGTTGCCTCGGGGACGTTCGGTTACGCGCGGGAAATGGAGCGGCTGGTCGACCTCTCGCGGCTCGGCGGCATCTTGCCGAAGACCGTCACTCGACAAGCCCGGCCCGGTAACGCCCCCTGGCGTACGGTCGAAACGCCGTCAGGAATGCTCAACGCGATCGGCCTCGACAATGACGGGATCGACGCATTCCTCGCGCACCACCTCCCCTACTTGGCCAGCCGGCAAACGCCGATCATCGTGAGCGTCGCCGGCCGCAGCGCAGAAGAGTTCGTCGAGATGGCCGCCATGGTGGGCGACACCGAGGGGGCGGCTGCGGTCGAACTGAACATCTCCTGCCCCAACGTGAGCCATGGCGTCGACTTCGGCGTGAACCCCGCGCTCTGCGAAAAGCTAGTCGCTGATTGTCGCGCCGCCTGCCGGTTGCCGATCATCGCCAAGCTGACGCCGAACGTCACCAGCATCGCCGAGATCGCCAAGGCGGCCGAAGCAGGCGGCGCCGACGCGATCTCGCTGATCAATACGGTCCAAGGGATGGCGATCGACTGGAAGCGGAAGAAGCCAATCCTCGGCAACGTCATCGGCGGCCTGAGCGGCCCGGCGATCAAGCCGATCGCCCTCCGCTGCGTCTTCCAAGCGGCGCAGGCCGTGAAGACGCCGCTGATCGGCATCGGCGGCATCGCGACCGTCGACGACGTCATGGAGTTCATCGTCGCCGGCGCCTCGGCCGTTCAACTCGGCACGGTCAACTTCTACAATCCAACGGTCTCGATGTCGGTGCTCGACGCCCTGCCAGCGGCAATTGCGTCGCTCGGTGCAAAGAGCGTGACGGAAGTCGTCGGCTCGCTGCAACTCAAACGAAACTAA
- a CDS encoding HU family DNA-binding protein: MTKKEIVKTISEEIGLTQLKTKEIVQKTFDAIVETLVEDHRIELRNFGVFEVKRRAARKARNPRTGEKVFVPEKFVVTFKPGKEMEERVRELERRANEAARQQALQNGQVVDSPPATPPPHETHGSATSYGQSPG; the protein is encoded by the coding sequence GTGACCAAGAAAGAAATCGTGAAGACCATCTCCGAAGAGATTGGCCTCACGCAGTTGAAGACGAAAGAAATCGTCCAGAAAACGTTCGACGCCATCGTCGAAACGTTGGTTGAAGATCATCGCATTGAACTGCGGAATTTCGGCGTCTTCGAAGTGAAGCGACGAGCTGCCCGCAAGGCGCGTAACCCACGCACCGGCGAAAAAGTCTTTGTCCCCGAAAAGTTTGTGGTCACCTTCAAACCGGGCAAAGAAATGGAAGAACGAGTCCGCGAGCTCGAGCGCCGCGCCAATGAGGCCGCTCGCCAGCAGGCTCTCCAAAATGGCCAGGTCGTCGATTCGCCGCCTGCCACCCCTCCGCCACACGAAACACATGGCTCCGCAACGAGTTACGGGCAAAGCCCCGGGTAA
- a CDS encoding YkgJ family cysteine cluster protein has protein sequence MAKIPAKSDGSEPWYADGLQFTCTGCGDCCGGGPGYVWVNQAEIDAIAARMEMTPAAFEKKYVKQIGVRRSIKEKRNFDCVLLDSETRKCTVYEQRPRQCRTWPFWDSTIRTPEDWQATCDVCPGSGKGKLYSIETIQEQAAVIRI, from the coding sequence ATGGCCAAAATCCCCGCCAAATCTGATGGCAGCGAACCGTGGTATGCCGATGGCCTGCAGTTCACCTGCACCGGCTGCGGCGATTGCTGCGGCGGCGGCCCGGGCTATGTGTGGGTGAATCAGGCCGAAATCGACGCCATCGCCGCGCGGATGGAAATGACGCCGGCGGCGTTCGAAAAGAAGTACGTGAAGCAGATCGGCGTCCGCCGCTCGATCAAAGAAAAGCGAAACTTCGACTGCGTGCTGCTCGATAGCGAAACCCGCAAGTGCACCGTCTACGAACAACGCCCCCGCCAATGTCGCACCTGGCCCTTCTGGGATTCGACGATCCGGACGCCCGAAGATTGGCAAGCGACCTGCGATGTTTGCCCCGGCAGCGGGAAGGGGAAGCTCTACTCGATCGAAACGATCCAAGAGCAGGCGGCGGTTATTCGCATCTGA
- a CDS encoding aminotransferase class V-fold PLP-dependent enzyme: protein MRIYLDNAATSWPKPDAVYAAVDRYQREIGIAAGRGGYNDAIEAQRIVEAARREIAALIGAPNPSHIIHGCNGTDSLNLAIHGTLRPGDHVVASVTDHNSVLRPLADATRLRDVTVTYVGCNGQGLIDPDDVRRAIRPETRIVIATHASNVTGAIQPLAEIAAVTKSADKLLMVDASQSAGHVDIDVTALQADLLAASGHKGLLGPAATGFLFIRDGVEKLVHPIRQGGTGFESQLDRMPDELPTRYEAGSLNGPGLAGLVEAVRYLRQRTITAVCAHEQMLVERLWNGLAALGTVRLYGPPPSPLRGPVVSFSVEGYDPQEFSAALDAARGIQARAGLHCAPRMHQALGTFDSGGLVRMSVGWATTVEEIDEVLAVATAVATA, encoded by the coding sequence ATGCGCATCTATCTCGATAACGCCGCCACGAGCTGGCCCAAACCGGACGCCGTCTACGCCGCCGTCGACCGCTACCAGCGTGAGATCGGCATCGCCGCCGGCCGTGGCGGATACAACGACGCGATCGAAGCTCAGCGGATCGTCGAGGCGGCCCGCCGCGAGATCGCCGCGCTCATCGGCGCCCCAAACCCCAGCCACATCATCCACGGCTGTAACGGCACCGATTCGCTGAACCTGGCGATCCACGGCACTCTGCGGCCCGGCGACCATGTGGTTGCCTCGGTGACCGACCACAACTCGGTGCTGCGACCGCTGGCCGATGCGACGCGATTGCGCGACGTGACGGTCACCTACGTCGGCTGCAATGGCCAGGGGCTCATCGACCCCGACGACGTGCGGCGGGCCATTCGCCCAGAAACGCGGATAGTGATCGCCACGCATGCGTCGAACGTCACCGGAGCGATCCAGCCGCTCGCCGAGATCGCCGCCGTCACAAAAAGCGCCGACAAGCTGCTAATGGTCGACGCCTCGCAGTCGGCCGGGCACGTCGACATCGATGTCACGGCGTTGCAGGCCGACCTACTCGCCGCCAGCGGCCACAAGGGGCTGCTCGGCCCCGCGGCGACCGGATTTCTGTTCATCCGCGACGGGGTCGAAAAGCTGGTCCACCCGATTCGCCAGGGTGGCACAGGCTTCGAAAGCCAGCTCGACCGCATGCCAGACGAACTGCCGACGCGCTACGAAGCGGGCAGCCTCAACGGCCCCGGGCTCGCGGGCCTCGTGGAAGCAGTCCGCTATCTGCGGCAGCGGACGATCACGGCCGTCTGCGCGCACGAGCAAATGCTCGTCGAGCGTCTATGGAACGGCCTCGCGGCTCTCGGCACGGTGCGGCTCTACGGACCGCCCCCCTCCCCCCTCCGTGGGCCCGTTGTCAGCTTTAGCGTCGAGGGATATGATCCGCAGGAGTTTTCCGCCGCCCTAGACGCGGCCCGCGGCATCCAAGCGCGAGCCGGCCTCCACTGCGCCCCGCGAATGCATCAGGCGCTCGGCACGTTCGACTCGGGCGGCTTGGTTCGCATGAGCGTCGGTTGGGCGACGACCGTCGAGGAGATCGACGAAGTACTCGCCGTCGCAACGGCAGTGGCAACGGCGTAA
- the feoB gene encoding ferrous iron transport protein B has product MSSATPELSLPVLSTPPAPAAGGPTTIALVGNPNAGKTSLFNRLTGLRAKTANFPGTTVEHRRADVTLGNVPVTIVDLPGLYSLDPTTPDERVACQALEGLLPGTPDPDLVLLVVDSTNLERNLFLAGQVLELGDPTVLALNLSDAAEKQGITFDLAELQQRLGCPVVPVSARTGSGIDQLLEVVQTTLRERKAPEVHAELAACGSCNGCQFSARYDWASRVSHAAVRGTAVKQGRVTEAIDRVLTHRFGGLLSFALVMAATFLTIFWAATFPMDLIDSLFGAAGETIGKWIPEGDLQSLLTDGVIGGLGGMLVFLPQICLLFFVLALLEDSGYMARAALVMDRLMHKVGLPGKAFVPLLSAHACAIPAIMSTRVIEDRRDRLATILIAPLMTCSARIPVYAMVATLLFPNSSLQRALIFTAAYALGITAALAMAWVFKRTLLKGPVRPLVIELPNYRLPSLRNALLLTYDRAWAFVKTAGTTILVISLVLWALATYPKTSVDQMPAEVQAQLAELEAAGDEAGVEHLTQQMELEHSFAGRIGRTIEPVFEPLGFDWKMSIGVLSSFAAREVIVSTLAVLYGLGAEGADDGVNSLLASMGSSKHADGSLVFTTATCLSLLVFYVLAMQCLPTQAVTRRETGSWKWPLIQLGYMTALAYVAALVTYQVATRLL; this is encoded by the coding sequence GTGAGTTCCGCCACGCCAGAGCTATCGCTGCCGGTCCTGTCGACGCCGCCTGCGCCGGCCGCGGGGGGGCCGACCACCATCGCGCTGGTCGGCAATCCGAACGCCGGCAAAACGTCGCTCTTCAATCGCCTCACCGGGTTGCGGGCGAAGACGGCCAACTTCCCCGGCACCACGGTCGAGCACCGACGCGCCGACGTCACGCTCGGCAATGTGCCGGTGACGATCGTCGATCTGCCGGGACTCTACAGCCTCGACCCGACGACTCCCGACGAGCGGGTCGCCTGCCAAGCGCTCGAGGGCCTGCTCCCCGGCACGCCCGACCCCGATCTGGTTTTGTTGGTCGTCGATTCGACGAACCTTGAGCGCAACCTGTTCCTCGCCGGCCAAGTACTCGAACTCGGCGATCCGACGGTGCTCGCGCTCAACCTCAGCGACGCCGCCGAGAAGCAGGGCATCACCTTCGACCTCGCGGAACTGCAGCAGCGACTTGGCTGCCCCGTCGTGCCGGTGTCGGCCCGCACGGGAAGCGGCATCGATCAACTGCTCGAAGTAGTGCAGACGACGCTGCGGGAGCGCAAGGCGCCCGAAGTTCACGCCGAGCTCGCTGCCTGCGGCTCGTGTAACGGCTGCCAGTTCTCCGCCCGTTACGACTGGGCCTCGCGCGTGAGTCACGCCGCCGTTCGCGGCACAGCGGTGAAACAAGGCCGCGTCACCGAGGCGATCGACCGCGTCCTGACGCACCGCTTCGGCGGACTGCTGAGCTTCGCCCTCGTGATGGCGGCGACCTTCCTGACGATCTTCTGGGCGGCGACGTTCCCGATGGATCTCATCGACAGCCTGTTCGGCGCCGCGGGCGAGACGATTGGCAAGTGGATTCCCGAGGGCGATCTGCAAAGCCTGCTCACCGACGGCGTCATCGGCGGCCTCGGCGGCATGCTCGTGTTTCTGCCGCAAATTTGCCTGCTCTTTTTCGTCCTTGCGCTGCTGGAAGATTCGGGCTACATGGCCCGCGCGGCGCTGGTGATGGACCGGTTGATGCACAAGGTCGGCCTACCGGGCAAGGCGTTCGTGCCGCTGCTCTCGGCCCACGCCTGTGCGATCCCCGCGATCATGTCGACACGGGTGATCGAAGACCGCCGCGACCGGCTGGCGACGATCCTTATCGCACCGCTGATGACCTGCTCCGCGCGGATCCCCGTCTATGCGATGGTGGCGACTCTGCTGTTCCCGAATAGTTCGCTGCAACGGGCGCTCATTTTCACGGCGGCCTACGCGCTTGGCATCACCGCGGCGCTCGCGATGGCCTGGGTCTTCAAGCGAACGCTGCTCAAGGGCCCCGTGCGGCCGCTGGTGATCGAGCTGCCGAACTACCGGCTGCCCTCGCTGCGGAATGCCCTGCTGCTCACCTACGATCGCGCCTGGGCGTTTGTGAAGACCGCCGGCACGACGATTCTGGTGATCTCGCTCGTCCTGTGGGCGCTCGCCACCTATCCGAAGACAAGCGTCGACCAAATGCCGGCCGAGGTGCAGGCCCAGCTGGCCGAGTTGGAGGCTGCGGGCGATGAAGCGGGCGTCGAGCACCTCACGCAGCAAATGGAGCTAGAACACTCGTTCGCCGGGCGGATTGGCCGGACGATCGAGCCGGTGTTCGAGCCGCTCGGCTTCGACTGGAAGATGAGCATTGGCGTCTTGAGCTCCTTCGCCGCCCGCGAGGTGATCGTCTCGACGTTGGCGGTCCTCTATGGCCTTGGCGCCGAAGGGGCGGACGACGGCGTCAACTCGCTCCTCGCCTCGATGGGCTCCTCCAAGCATGCCGACGGATCGCTCGTCTTCACCACGGCCACCTGCCTCAGCCTGCTCGTCTTCTACGTCCTGGCGATGCAGTGCCTGCCGACGCAGGCCGTCACCCGCCGCGAGACCGGCTCCTGGAAATGGCCGCTGATCCAACTCGGCTACATGACCGCCCTGGCATACGTCGCGGCTCTGGTCACCTACCAGGTCGCCACGCGGCTGCTGTAG
- a CDS encoding FeoA family protein produces the protein MSTVEAAPTTPVHRHPQPRVETVLLSALTAGAHARVVEVVAANDDIRRLQALGVCVGRRLQLLKAGDPMVITVVGARVGLSARLAAEVRVEPLDASLPFAPLANAS, from the coding sequence ATGAGCACCGTCGAAGCCGCACCGACGACGCCGGTTCACCGCCATCCGCAACCGCGGGTCGAAACGGTACTGCTGTCCGCTCTCACTGCGGGGGCGCATGCTCGCGTCGTCGAGGTCGTGGCAGCGAACGACGATATTCGTCGGCTGCAGGCGCTTGGCGTGTGCGTCGGACGACGGCTCCAATTGCTGAAAGCTGGCGATCCCATGGTGATCACCGTCGTCGGGGCTCGCGTCGGCCTCTCGGCCCGGCTCGCTGCGGAAGTTCGCGTCGAACCGCTCGATGCGTCGCTGCCATTCGCTCCTTTGGCTAACGCATCGTGA
- a CDS encoding AI-2E family transporter, with protein MPRVVSFIVLVAILAFIAAMFFKVMAQFVLPLFLAAVFVVVFKPLHVWVRDRLPGSIRLSAIITTFLIMLVVLLPTAWLGWNAYLEGRTVFVYLKNDENRKALENKLTRAAQSVTDVVPFLDIYEKPAVDPLAASTASPATAEKPLQSQPSSDGTAEADDQDDKITSRRDDADDEAAEGPTVFESTLDGDGQHGSATEPNLRLRVDALYDFAAGAIGGILIATAQGLVGVVLGLIIMVLAIYYFLVDGPTMINTMMRLSPLDNEYERELLDKFANVSRAVVVAVLAAAVVQGLLAGLGFYFALDAGAPIFLLMMVTMIASVIPFVGAAGIWIPTCIWVFLYQGERIVTGADGIQTTVTGEPMTAILLALYCGGVVSTIDNVIKPLVLHGQSNLHPLLALMSVLGGVKALGPVGILVGPMLVAFIHALLVMVNKELRLLSAGDVVDDQRQKMMFPLGPGDPSSPLGDESTGVDGAPAKPIGPLARVRNAAKNRKRKK; from the coding sequence GTGCCGCGCGTCGTTTCGTTTATCGTTCTGGTCGCCATTCTGGCGTTCATCGCCGCGATGTTTTTCAAGGTGATGGCGCAGTTCGTGCTGCCGCTGTTCCTGGCGGCGGTGTTCGTGGTCGTCTTCAAGCCGCTTCACGTCTGGGTCCGCGATCGGTTGCCAGGCAGCATACGGCTTTCGGCGATCATCACCACCTTTCTCATTATGCTCGTGGTGCTGCTGCCCACGGCGTGGCTGGGCTGGAACGCCTACCTCGAAGGTCGGACGGTGTTCGTTTACCTCAAGAACGACGAGAACCGCAAAGCTCTCGAGAACAAGCTGACGCGCGCCGCTCAGTCGGTGACCGACGTGGTGCCATTTCTCGACATCTATGAGAAACCTGCCGTCGACCCGCTGGCCGCGAGCACCGCTTCGCCCGCAACGGCCGAGAAGCCTCTTCAATCGCAGCCCTCATCCGACGGGACGGCGGAAGCCGACGATCAGGATGACAAGATCACCTCGCGTCGCGACGATGCGGACGACGAGGCGGCCGAAGGCCCGACCGTGTTCGAGTCCACGCTGGACGGCGACGGCCAGCACGGCTCAGCCACAGAACCGAATCTCCGCCTGCGGGTCGATGCACTCTACGACTTCGCAGCCGGCGCCATCGGCGGCATTCTGATCGCGACCGCCCAAGGACTGGTGGGGGTCGTCTTAGGGCTGATCATTATGGTCCTGGCGATCTACTACTTCCTCGTCGACGGGCCGACGATGATCAACACGATGATGCGGCTCTCGCCGCTCGACAACGAGTATGAACGCGAGTTGCTCGACAAATTCGCCAATGTTAGCCGCGCGGTCGTCGTCGCGGTGCTCGCAGCCGCCGTGGTGCAAGGCCTGCTCGCTGGGCTCGGCTTCTATTTCGCCCTGGATGCGGGCGCTCCGATCTTCTTGCTCATGATGGTGACGATGATCGCGTCGGTGATCCCCTTTGTCGGCGCCGCCGGCATCTGGATCCCGACTTGCATTTGGGTCTTCCTCTACCAAGGGGAACGGATCGTCACCGGCGCCGATGGCATTCAGACAACCGTCACCGGCGAACCAATGACGGCCATCCTGCTCGCCCTCTACTGCGGCGGCGTCGTTTCGACGATCGACAACGTCATCAAACCACTCGTCCTCCACGGCCAATCGAACCTCCACCCGCTACTCGCGCTGATGAGCGTTCTCGGCGGCGTGAAGGCGCTTGGGCCCGTCGGCATTCTCGTCGGCCCGATGCTGGTCGCCTTCATCCACGCGCTGCTGGTAATGGTCAACAAGGAGCTGCGGCTGCTCAGCGCCGGTGACGTCGTCGACGACCAGCGGCAGAAAATGATGTTCCCGCTCGGCCCCGGCGATCCATCGTCGCCGCTGGGCGACGAGAGCACTGGCGTGGATGGCGCCCCCGCGAAACCGATTGGCCCGCTGGCCCGAGTTCGCAATGCGGCGAAAAATCGCAAGCGGAAGAAGTAA
- a CDS encoding glycosyltransferase family 2 protein, with translation MISIVIPLLNEVGTLEQLHHELSELAAARGYELQMIFIDDGSTDGSWQVVERLAATDSRVLGIRFRRNFGKAAALSAGFDAAQGEIIVTMDADLQDSPAEIPKLLAVLDAGADVVSGWKRERHDPWHKRYPSKVFNALVGKMTGVQLHDHNCGLKAYRRDVIHEIRLYGELHRFVPVLAAARGFRIGETAVEHRPRLSGVSKYGWTRIPKGLLDLLTVQFITRYGQRPQHWLGSAGLISLLLGGLGMVYLAFIWVWSRMPWSEHVVHLHETAALFYSLALLLFGSNLLAMGFVAEMIAASVSRHRDEFSVAQYTSPQGKNAGAGPHAATNQSAGQEHESR, from the coding sequence ATGATCAGCATCGTTATCCCGCTACTGAACGAAGTCGGCACGCTCGAACAGCTCCACCACGAGCTGAGCGAGCTGGCCGCTGCGCGCGGATACGAGCTGCAGATGATCTTCATCGACGACGGCTCGACCGACGGCTCGTGGCAGGTCGTCGAACGGTTGGCCGCAACCGACTCGCGCGTCCTGGGAATTCGCTTCCGCCGCAACTTTGGCAAGGCAGCCGCCCTCTCCGCTGGCTTCGATGCGGCTCAAGGCGAAATAATTGTCACGATGGACGCCGACTTGCAGGACAGTCCGGCGGAGATCCCCAAGCTGCTTGCCGTGCTCGACGCCGGCGCCGATGTGGTGAGTGGCTGGAAACGCGAACGTCACGACCCTTGGCACAAACGCTATCCCTCTAAAGTCTTCAACGCCCTCGTCGGCAAGATGACCGGCGTTCAGCTGCACGACCACAATTGCGGCCTGAAGGCATATCGCCGCGACGTGATTCACGAGATCCGCCTCTACGGCGAACTTCACCGCTTCGTCCCCGTGCTGGCCGCGGCTCGCGGCTTCCGCATCGGCGAGACGGCGGTCGAGCATCGGCCGCGGCTCTCGGGCGTTTCGAAGTATGGCTGGACGCGGATTCCCAAGGGGCTGCTCGACCTGCTCACCGTGCAGTTCATCACCCGCTACGGCCAGCGGCCGCAGCATTGGCTCGGATCGGCCGGGCTGATTTCGCTGCTGCTTGGCGGGCTCGGGATGGTGTATCTCGCGTTCATTTGGGTTTGGTCCCGGATGCCGTGGTCGGAGCATGTGGTGCATCTGCATGAAACGGCGGCATTGTTCTACTCGCTCGCGCTGCTGTTATTCGGTTCGAACCTGCTCGCGATGGGCTTCGTCGCGGAGATGATCGCCGCGTCGGTATCGCGGCATCGTGACGAGTTTTCGGTGGCGCAGTACACCTCGCCGCAAGGCAAGAACGCCGGCGCCGGGCCACATGCCGCGACGAATCAATCGGCTGGCCAGGAGCATGAGTCGCGATGA
- a CDS encoding RluA family pseudouridine synthase → MLDVLYDDGPCLVINKPSGVLTQAPAGIDSLEIQVKEFFREREGKPADANIYLGLPHRLDRPVSGAIVFARHVRAAQRLSAQFENRTINKSYWAFVEGVVTPDEGTWTDYLHKRHGMAQAEVVTADHPAAKHAVLHYRVMWQGPTGAWLEIELETGRTHQIRIQSSSRGHAVVGDSQYGSTQPFGDPRLDEREKPIALHARQLGFRHPMTNEPVDIVAPLPATWDALNLPIDLL, encoded by the coding sequence ATGCTTGACGTTTTGTATGACGATGGGCCGTGTCTCGTAATCAACAAACCTTCAGGCGTGCTGACGCAGGCGCCGGCGGGGATTGATAGCCTCGAGATCCAGGTAAAGGAATTCTTTCGCGAACGCGAAGGAAAGCCGGCCGATGCGAACATTTATCTGGGGCTGCCGCATCGGCTCGATCGGCCCGTGTCGGGCGCGATCGTCTTCGCGCGGCATGTGCGAGCGGCGCAACGGCTGTCGGCGCAGTTTGAAAATCGCACGATCAACAAATCGTATTGGGCCTTCGTCGAAGGCGTCGTCACGCCCGACGAAGGAACCTGGACCGACTACCTCCACAAGCGACACGGTATGGCCCAAGCCGAAGTCGTTACGGCCGATCACCCCGCGGCGAAGCATGCGGTGCTGCACTACCGCGTGATGTGGCAGGGGCCGACCGGCGCGTGGCTGGAGATCGAGCTTGAAACAGGCCGCACGCACCAGATCCGTATTCAGTCGAGTTCCCGCGGCCATGCCGTCGTCGGCGACTCGCAGTATGGAAGCACGCAACCGTTCGGCGATCCTAGGCTCGATGAACGGGAAAAGCCAATTGCGCTCCACGCGCGGCAGTTGGGCTTTCGCCATCCGATGACGAACGAGCCGGTCGACATCGTCGCTCCGCTGCCAGCGACTTGGGATGCTTTGAACCTGCCGATCGACCTCCTCTAG